Proteins encoded within one genomic window of Diorhabda sublineata isolate icDioSubl1.1 chromosome 1, icDioSubl1.1, whole genome shotgun sequence:
- the LOC130447098 gene encoding catalase-like isoform X2, with the protein MQKEFSVCFSQNNMTSRDPASNQLLEFSSKQGTKPESITTSGGNPVPEKDASLTVGYHGPTLLQDWVLIDELAHFSRERIPERVVHAKGAGAFGYFEVTHDITKYTAAKVFSEIGKKTPIAVRYSQVAGEMGYSDTVRDFRGFAIKFYTEDGIWDLVGNNFPVFFVKDAALFPTFIHVLKRNPTTHIRPDYDMFWDFITLREESMHSVLMMFADRGIPDSYRKMHGYGANTFAFVNAHGKVVYCKFHYLTIQGIGYLKSDKAEKLAGSDPDYLIRDLYNAIESGKYPSWNMYVQIMTVEQAAKSTYDPFDDSKVWLHADYPLIPVGRFVLNKNPTNYFAEVEQIAFDVSHLIPGIEPSPDRMLQGRLFNYGDTHRYRLGVNNTQLPVNSPFKVNNYQRDGRNSLQSQSGAPVYHPNSFKGPEEDKRAKALSPIWPLVGDAQRLDNGNDDNYTQPRLLYQRVLKPLERGRLIDNIVSWLQYANSVLQERAIINFSKVDEDLGRRIRESLHSKSHAQVDL; encoded by the exons ATGCAAAAAGAGTTTAGTGTGTGTTTTTCGCAGAACAACATGACTTCCCGAGATCCAGCTTCGAATCAGCTACTTGAATTTTCAAGCAAACAAGgg aCTAAACCCGAGTCAATCACAACATCTGGAGGTAATCCAGTACCAGAAAAAGATGCCAGCCTTACGGTGGGTTATCATGGACCTACTTTACTTCAAGATTGGGTGCTAATAGACGAACTCGCACATTTTAGTAGAGAAAGGATTCCAGAGAGGGTTGTACACGCAAAGGGGGCAGGAGCTTTCGGATATTTTGAGGTCACCCATGACATTACAAAATATACGGCAGCTAAAGTGTTTTCGGAAATTGGAAAAAAGACTCCTATAGCTGTAAG ATATTCTCAAGTAGCTGGGGAAATGGGTTACTCTGATACTGTGAGAGACTTTAGAGGATTCGCTATTAAATTTTACACAGAAGATGGTATATGGGATTTAGTTGGAAATAACTTTCCTGTATTTTTCGTTAAAGATGCTGCATTATTTCCtacttttattcatgtattgAAAAg aaATCCAACCACTCATATTAGACCTGATTACGATATGTTTTGGGATTTCATAACTCTTCGCGAAGAATCTATGCATTCTGTGTTAATGATGTTCGCTGATAGAGGTATTCCAGACAGTTATAGAAAGATGCACGGATACGGTGCCAATACGTTTGCTTTTGTAAATGCCCATGGGAAAGTTGTTTACTGCAAATTTCATTATCTAACGATTCAGG GTATCGGCTACCTAAAATCAGATAAAGCTGAAAAGTTAGCTGGATCAGATCCTGATTATCTCATAAGAGACCTTTATAATGCTATAGAAAGTGGAAAATATCCTTCCTGGAATATGTATGTTCAAATTATGACCGTAGAACAGGCCGCTAAAAGCACTTATGATCCATTCGATGATTCCAAGGTATGGCTGCATGCAGATTATCCTCTAATTCCAGTTGGAAGGTTCGTTTTGAACAAGAACCCTACAAATTATTTTGCTGAGGTAGAGCAGATCGCTTTCGATGTATCACATTTGATTCCag GTATTGAACCATCTCCCGATAGAATGCTTCAAGGTCGGTTGTTTAATTATGGTGATACCCATCGGTACCGTTTAGGGGTAAATAATACCCAGCTACCAGTTAACAGCCCATTCAAGGTGAATAACTATCAACGCGATGGTAGAAATTCACTTCAAAGTCAAAGCGGAGCACCCGTATATCATCCAAATAGTTTTAAGGGACCTGAAGAAGATAAGAGAGCGAAGGCTTTGTCTCCTATTTGGCCATTAGTCGGGGATGCTCAACGACTCGACAATGGAAATGATGACAACTATACGCAACCACG ATTACTTTATCAGAGAGTTTTGAAGCCGTTAGAGCGAGGACGACTGATTGATAACATTGTTAGCTGGTTACAATATGCTAACAGCGTTCTTCAAGAAAGAGCCATCATCAATTTTTCTAAAGTCGATGAAGATCTTGGAAGAAGAATTCGGGAAAGTCTTCACAGTAAAAGTCATGCACAAGTTGATTTGTAA
- the LOC130447098 gene encoding catalase-like isoform X1, which produces MQKEFSVCFSQNNMTSRDPASNQLLEFSSKQGVNILNETKPESITTSGGNPVPEKDASLTVGYHGPTLLQDWVLIDELAHFSRERIPERVVHAKGAGAFGYFEVTHDITKYTAAKVFSEIGKKTPIAVRYSQVAGEMGYSDTVRDFRGFAIKFYTEDGIWDLVGNNFPVFFVKDAALFPTFIHVLKRNPTTHIRPDYDMFWDFITLREESMHSVLMMFADRGIPDSYRKMHGYGANTFAFVNAHGKVVYCKFHYLTIQGIGYLKSDKAEKLAGSDPDYLIRDLYNAIESGKYPSWNMYVQIMTVEQAAKSTYDPFDDSKVWLHADYPLIPVGRFVLNKNPTNYFAEVEQIAFDVSHLIPGIEPSPDRMLQGRLFNYGDTHRYRLGVNNTQLPVNSPFKVNNYQRDGRNSLQSQSGAPVYHPNSFKGPEEDKRAKALSPIWPLVGDAQRLDNGNDDNYTQPRLLYQRVLKPLERGRLIDNIVSWLQYANSVLQERAIINFSKVDEDLGRRIRESLHSKSHAQVDL; this is translated from the exons ATGCAAAAAGAGTTTAGTGTGTGTTTTTCGCAGAACAACATGACTTCCCGAGATCCAGCTTCGAATCAGCTACTTGAATTTTCAAGCAAACAAGgggtaaatatattaaatgag aCTAAACCCGAGTCAATCACAACATCTGGAGGTAATCCAGTACCAGAAAAAGATGCCAGCCTTACGGTGGGTTATCATGGACCTACTTTACTTCAAGATTGGGTGCTAATAGACGAACTCGCACATTTTAGTAGAGAAAGGATTCCAGAGAGGGTTGTACACGCAAAGGGGGCAGGAGCTTTCGGATATTTTGAGGTCACCCATGACATTACAAAATATACGGCAGCTAAAGTGTTTTCGGAAATTGGAAAAAAGACTCCTATAGCTGTAAG ATATTCTCAAGTAGCTGGGGAAATGGGTTACTCTGATACTGTGAGAGACTTTAGAGGATTCGCTATTAAATTTTACACAGAAGATGGTATATGGGATTTAGTTGGAAATAACTTTCCTGTATTTTTCGTTAAAGATGCTGCATTATTTCCtacttttattcatgtattgAAAAg aaATCCAACCACTCATATTAGACCTGATTACGATATGTTTTGGGATTTCATAACTCTTCGCGAAGAATCTATGCATTCTGTGTTAATGATGTTCGCTGATAGAGGTATTCCAGACAGTTATAGAAAGATGCACGGATACGGTGCCAATACGTTTGCTTTTGTAAATGCCCATGGGAAAGTTGTTTACTGCAAATTTCATTATCTAACGATTCAGG GTATCGGCTACCTAAAATCAGATAAAGCTGAAAAGTTAGCTGGATCAGATCCTGATTATCTCATAAGAGACCTTTATAATGCTATAGAAAGTGGAAAATATCCTTCCTGGAATATGTATGTTCAAATTATGACCGTAGAACAGGCCGCTAAAAGCACTTATGATCCATTCGATGATTCCAAGGTATGGCTGCATGCAGATTATCCTCTAATTCCAGTTGGAAGGTTCGTTTTGAACAAGAACCCTACAAATTATTTTGCTGAGGTAGAGCAGATCGCTTTCGATGTATCACATTTGATTCCag GTATTGAACCATCTCCCGATAGAATGCTTCAAGGTCGGTTGTTTAATTATGGTGATACCCATCGGTACCGTTTAGGGGTAAATAATACCCAGCTACCAGTTAACAGCCCATTCAAGGTGAATAACTATCAACGCGATGGTAGAAATTCACTTCAAAGTCAAAGCGGAGCACCCGTATATCATCCAAATAGTTTTAAGGGACCTGAAGAAGATAAGAGAGCGAAGGCTTTGTCTCCTATTTGGCCATTAGTCGGGGATGCTCAACGACTCGACAATGGAAATGATGACAACTATACGCAACCACG ATTACTTTATCAGAGAGTTTTGAAGCCGTTAGAGCGAGGACGACTGATTGATAACATTGTTAGCTGGTTACAATATGCTAACAGCGTTCTTCAAGAAAGAGCCATCATCAATTTTTCTAAAGTCGATGAAGATCTTGGAAGAAGAATTCGGGAAAGTCTTCACAGTAAAAGTCATGCACAAGTTGATTTGTAA